CAGCTCGCCGACGATCCGCGGCCGAGCCTCGACCTCGACGCTGCCGTCCGCACCGCCTTCGAGTGCCGGACCGTCAGCAACGAGGAGGCCGCACTGCTCGCCAACGGCCGCTGGCTCGAGCCCGTGGGGATCCGCGGGGTCTACGCTGCCGTGGACGCGCAGGGCCGGGCCGCCGCGCTGCTGCAGGAGAAGGGCAAGCGGGCCGCGGCCGTGTTCGTGGTGCGGCCCTCCAACATGTAGAGGGCCCGAGCTCAAACCATCCAGATGGCGTCGGCGGCGGGAGTACCGAGATCGACGGTGGTCCCGTCGTCGCCCACCCGGATCGACACCGTGCCCGCGAAGTCGCGGCGCTCGGCGACGACGATGTCGGTGTCCAGCGCGATCCCGACCTCGTCGAAATAGCGCAGCATCGCCGGGTCGGCGTCGGAGATCCGCGCGACCCGGCCGTGCTCGCCGTCCGCGAAGGTGCTGAGCGGGCGGGCCGGGGGCGCCGGGATGCTGCCGTCCGGGGTCGGGATCGGATCGCCGTGCGGGTCGCGTTCCGGATAGCCGAGTTTCGCGTCGATCGCGGCGACCATCCGCTCGGACACCGCGTGTTCGAGGACCTCCGCCTCGTCGTGGACCTCATCCCAGCCGTAGCCGAGCTCCTGGACCAGGAACGCCTCGATCAGACGATGTCGGCGCACCATCGCCACCGCGGCCTGACGCCCCTCCTCGGTCAGCGAGATGGAGCCGTACCGGGCGTGGTCGACGAGCCCCTGGTCGGCCAGCCGCCGCACCGCCTCCGAGACGGTGGACGCGGACACCCCCAGCTTCTCGGACAGCAGCTTGGTGGAGATCTTCTCCCCGGACCATTCCTGGACCGTCCACATGATCTTGAGGTAGTCCTGCGCGACCGCGGACAACGACTCGTTCCTGTCAGGCACGCGTCCAGCTTAGGTAAGCGTCACCCGAGATTCACGCTCTCCGCGGTGGCCGCCACCGTGTCGGGCCGGCGGGCGCGACGTCGCGCCACCCACCGCGTGACCACCCCCTGCCGCGGCGCGAACAGGTAGGCGAGGGTGAAGACGACCGACTGGGCGAGCACCACGACGCCGCCCGTCGCGGCATCGGTGTAGTAGCTCGTGTACACCCCGACCACCGACGCGACCACCGCCAGCGCCGGCGCGACGAGCAGCATCCGCGACATCCGGTCGGTGAGCAGATAGGCCGTCGCACCCGGAATGATGAGCATCGCGACGACGAGGATCACCCCGACCGCCTGCAGGGCACTGACGATCGTCACCGCCAGCAACGCGAGCAGCAGCGCCGACAGCGCCGCGGGGGACAGGCCCAGCGCGTGGGCCTGTACGCGGTCGAACGCGAAGAGGGTCAGGTCGCGGCGCTTCAGGACCAGCACCGTGAGCACCAGCGCGGCCAGGATCGACACCTGCCACACGTCGCCGGTGGTGAGCCCGAGCAGATTGCCGAACAGCACGTGGTGCAGATCCACCTGACTGGGGTTCTTCGAGATCAGCACCACCCCGAGCGCGAACAGCGTGGTGAACACGATGCCGATCGTCGCGTCCTCCTTCACCCGGCTGGTGCCGCGCACCAGCCAGATCAGGGCCACGGCGATCCCGGCGAAGACCAGCGCGCCGAGCGCGAAGGGGACGCCCACCAGATAGGCGAGCACGACCCCGGGGAGCACCGCGTGCGAGACCGCGTCGCCCATCAGCGACCAGCCGATGAGCACCAGCCAGCAGCTCAGCAGCGCGCAGACGACGGTCGCGGCTACGGCGACGAGCAGCGCGCGCTGCATGAAGCCGTACTGCAGGGGTTCGAGCAGGACGTCGATCACAGGGCGTCCCCCTCTGCGGGCACGACGGTGGACGGGGTGGGTGGGGCACCGAAGGCGAGCGCGAGGTTCTCCGGCCGCAGCACCTCGGCGGGCGAGCCGTGGACCAGCACACGACGCTGCAGCAGCACGGCCTCGTCGCACAGCTGCGGCAGCCCGGCGAGATCGTGCGTCGCGACGAGCACCGCGTGTCCGGCCGCGGCCAGATCGCGGATCACCGCGGTCAGGGCGCGTTCGGTGGTCGCGTCGACCCCGGCGAACGGTTCGTCGAGCAGCAGCAGCGGCGCGCCCTGCGCGATCGCCCGCGCCACGAACACGCGCTTGCGCTGCCCACCCGAGAGCTGCCCGATCTGCCGTTCTGCGAAGTCCGTCATCCCGACGCGGTCGAGTGCGGCGTCCACGGCGACGTGATCGGCGGGACGGGGCCGGCGCAGGAAACCCTGGTGCCCGTAGCGGCCGGTCATCACGACCTCCCGCACCCCGATGGGGAAGTTCCAGTCGACCGCCTCGGACTGCGGCACGTACGCGACCTGCGCGCGGCGCCGCGCCGCGGCCGGTGGCGACCCACCGATGGTGACCCGGCCGGAGGTGGGCCTGACCAGGCCCATGATCGTCTTGAACAGCGTCGACTTGCCGGAACCGTTGGTGCCGACGAGGCCGCACACCCGTCCCGGTCGCAGGGCCAGGGTGACCTCCTGCAGTGCGAGCACGGAGTCGTAGCGCACGGTGACCCCGTCGACGAGCAGCGCCGGTGTCGTCGGTGCGGGGGAGCGGGTGGTCCCGGACTCGGTGGTCCCGGGGTCGGTGGTCACAGGTTCGGTGCTCAAGGGTTCAGTCCCGCCGTGATGGTGTCGATGTCGTGCCGCAGCAGATCCAGATAGGTGGGCACCGGGCCGTCCGATTCGGAGAGGGAGTCGACGTAGAGGATCCCGCCGAACCGCGCCCCGGTGTCGACGGCGACCTGCTGCTGCGCCTTGTCGGAGACAGTCGACTCGCAGAACACCGCCGGCACGTCGTTGTCGCGCACGAAGTCGACGGTCCGCGCGATCTGCTGCGGGGTGCCCTGCTGGTCGGCGTTCACCGGCCACAGATAGGCCTCGCGCAGGCCGGCGTCGCGGGTGAGATAGCTGAATGCGCCCTCACAGGTCACCAGGGCCCGCCGGTTCTCGGGAAGACCGTCGAGTGCGGTGACGAGTTCGGTGTGCAGGCGGTCGAGTTCGGCCTTGTACGCCTCGGCGTTGGCGGTGAACTCGTCGGCGTGCTCGGGGGCGAGTCCGGTGAGCGCCGCGGTGATGTTGTCGACGTAGACGCGGGCGGCGACCGGGGACATCCACGCGTGCGGGTTGTAGGGGCCGGTGGCGGCGCCCTCGCCGATGGGCAGCGGGTCGATGCCCTCGCTCAGTACCACGTGCTCGGCGTCGAGGTCGGCGACGAACTGCTCGAACCACCGCTCCAGCCCGAGGCCGTTGTCGAGGATCAGATCGGCGTCCGATGCGAACCGCAGGTCGCCGGGGGTGGGTTCGTAGCCGTGGACCTCCGCGCCGGGCTTGGTGATGGACTCGACCCGCACGTGCTCGCCGCCGACGGTGCGTGTCATGTCGGCGAGGACGGTGAAGGTGGTGAGGACGAACGGCCGATCGTCGGCCGAGCCGGTGGACGAACAGGCCGTCAGGCCGGCGGCGCAGGCCGCGGCCACCAGCACACCGGTGGTCCGCGCGACCCGCATTTTGATCGCTCTCATCGAAAAGTTCGGCACACCGAAATTATGCATTCGCCGTGCCGTTCCTGTCACTCGTTCCGTCCCACGGCCCGGCCGGGGGTGCCTCCGTCGATCATGGGCCGTAGGCTGCCGATGTGCAGAGATGGCGAGGTCTGGACGAGATACCTGCGGACTGGGGTCGGTGTGTGCTCACGATCGGCGTGTTCGACGGCGTGCACCGCGGCCACCAGCAACTCATAGCGCGGGCCGTCGATGCGGCCCGGGAGCGCGGCGTCGCCGCCGTGCTCATGACCTTCGATCCGCACCCCATGGAGGTCGTGCGGCCCGGCAGTCACCCCGCGCAGCTGACCACCCTCGCACGGCGCGCCGAGCTCGCCGAGGAACTCGGCATGGACGTCTTCTGTGTCATGCCCTTCACCCCCGAGTTCATGAAGCTCTCCCCGGAGCGCTACGCCCACGAGATCCTCGTCGAGCGGTTGCACGTCGCCGAGGTCGTCGTGGGGGAGAACTTCACCTTCGGGAAGAAGGCCGCCGGCAACGTCGACATGCTCCGATCCATCGGTGAGCGTTTCGGTTTCGCGGTGCAGGGGCTGACCCTCGTGGCCGAGCACGCCGTGACCTTCTCCTCGACCTACATCCGGTCGTGCGTCGACGCCGGCGACGTCGAGGCCGCCGCGGATGCGCTGGGCCGCCCGCACCGGGTCGAGGGTGTCGTCGTGCACGGCGACGGCCGCGGGCGCGGGCTCGGTTTCCCCACGGCCAACGTGGCGCCGCCCATGTACGCGGCGATCCCCGCCGACGGGGTGTACGCGGCGTGGTTCACCGTGCTGGACTCGGGTTCCCCGATGGAGGGCATGACCGTCGGCCAGCGCTACCGCGCCGCCGTCTCGGTGGGCACCAATCCCACCTTCGACGGCCGCAAGCGCACCGTCGAGGCGTTCGTGCTCGACGAGAAGGCCGACCTGTACGGGCAGCACGTGGCCGTCGACTTCGTCGCACGGCTGCGCGGCATGGAGAAGTTCGACTCGGTCGAGGCACTCGTCTCCGCGATGCACCGCGACGCCGACCGCGCGCGGGACGTGCTCGTCGGCGCGGAGGAGCGCGAGGCCGAGTGAGAATCCCGCTCCGGTCCTCTGGTAGGCTGGAGCGTCGGTGCGTGCTGCGGTTCGCGGTGGCCGCACCGGACGGACCCCGGTCCGTCTTCCATCACGCGGACGTCAGTTGTACAGGAGTACCCCAGTGGCTCTGACCACCGAACAGAAGAAGCAGATCCTCGGCGAGTACGGTCTCCACGAGACCGACACCGGTTCCCCCGAGGCGCAGGTGGCCCTGCTCACCAAGCGCATCGTGGACCTCACCGAGCACCTGAAGCAGCACAAGCACGACCACCACTCCCGCCGCGGCCTGCTGCTGCTGGTCGGTCGTCGTCGCCGGCTGCTGAAGTACGTCGAGAAGGTCGACGTCGAGCGTTACCGCTCGCTCATCCAGCGTCTGGGTCTGCGTCGCTGACACCGACGGGACGAGATTCGATCTGCATTCGCTGATCTTCATCCGACAGCCAACGGGGTACCCACTACACTGGGCCTCGTTGGCTGTCGGCTTTTGCGCCGGCTCGGCCGGCGACTCCCATCGCCTACGCAGGCGATGAATCCGTATGCACCGACGGTGTCGGTCCTCGGTAGTGACCTTCCGGTCCCGTCGGGTGTTTCGTTCCCGCTTCCGCCGGAGGGTTTCGATCGACGACCGCCTCCGTGAGTCGGTGCGCAGCCGTGGCCACGGGGGTCGCGGCGCCCACGCGGGTACGGCGAAGACGAAGAGGGAAGAGAAAACACACAGATGACAAGCACTACCGCAGTCGAGATCGACGAAGGGGTCTTCGAGACCACCGCGACGCTCGACAACGGTGCCTTCGGCACCCGCACGATCCGTTTCGAGACCGGCCGCCTCGCGCGCCAGGCCGCCGGTTCGGTCGTCGCCTATCTCGACGACGAGACCATGCTGCTGTCGGCCACCAGCGCCTCGAAGCAGCCCAAGGACCAGTTCGACTTCTTCCCGCTCACGGTGGACGTCGAAGAGCGCATGTACGCGGCGGGCCGAATCCCCGGCTCGTTCTTCCGTCGCGAGGGCCGTCCCTCCACCGACGCGATCCTGACCTGCCGTCTGATCGACCGGCCGCTGCGTCCGTCCTTCGTCGACGGCCTGCGCAACGAGATCCAGGTCGTGGTCACGGTCCTGAGCCTGAACCCGAACGACCTCTACGACGTCGTCGCGATCAACGCCGCCTCGGCGTCCACGCAGATCGCCGGCCTGCCCTTCTCCGGCCCGGTCGGTGGCGTGCGTGTCGCGCTCATCGTCTCGGACGAGAACAAGTCGGGCCAGTGGGTCGCGTTCCCGACCGTCGAGCAGCTCGAGAACGCCGTCTTCGACATGGTCGTCGCCGGCCGTATCGTCGCCGGTGGCGACAACCCGGACACCGCCGACGTCGCGATCATGATGGTCGAGGCCGAGGCCACCGAGAACGTCATCGCCCTCGTCGAGGGTGGCGCCCAGGCGCCGACCGAGGCCGTGGTGGCCGAGGGTCTCGAGGCCGCGAAGCCGTTCATCGCCCGCCTGTGCATCGCGCAGCAGCAGCTCGCCGCCGCGGCCGCGAAGCCCACCGGTGAGTTCCCGCTGTTCCCGGCCTACCAGGACGACGTCTACGCCGCTGTCGAGGCCGCCGCCGCCGACAAGCTCGCCGAGGCGCTGACCATCGCCGGCAAGCAGGAGCGCGACGACCGCACCGACGAGATCAAGCTCGAGGTGCTCGAGCAGGTCGCCCCGAACTTCGAGGGCCGCGAGAAGGAGATCGGCGCGGCGTTCCGCTCGCTGACCAAGAAGCTCGTGCGCCAGCGCA
This region of Rhodococcus sp. Z13 genomic DNA includes:
- a CDS encoding metal ABC transporter permease — protein: MIDVLLEPLQYGFMQRALLVAVAATVVCALLSCWLVLIGWSLMGDAVSHAVLPGVVLAYLVGVPFALGALVFAGIAVALIWLVRGTSRVKEDATIGIVFTTLFALGVVLISKNPSQVDLHHVLFGNLLGLTTGDVWQVSILAALVLTVLVLKRRDLTLFAFDRVQAHALGLSPAALSALLLALLAVTIVSALQAVGVILVVAMLIIPGATAYLLTDRMSRMLLVAPALAVVASVVGVYTSYYTDAATGGVVVLAQSVVFTLAYLFAPRQGVVTRWVARRRARRPDTVAATAESVNLG
- a CDS encoding metal ABC transporter ATP-binding protein, with the translated sequence MTTDPGTTESGTTRSPAPTTPALLVDGVTVRYDSVLALQEVTLALRPGRVCGLVGTNGSGKSTLFKTIMGLVRPTSGRVTIGGSPPAAARRRAQVAYVPQSEAVDWNFPIGVREVVMTGRYGHQGFLRRPRPADHVAVDAALDRVGMTDFAERQIGQLSGGQRKRVFVARAIAQGAPLLLLDEPFAGVDATTERALTAVIRDLAAAGHAVLVATHDLAGLPQLCDEAVLLQRRVLVHGSPAEVLRPENLALAFGAPPTPSTVVPAEGDAL
- the rpsO gene encoding 30S ribosomal protein S15, which encodes MALTTEQKKQILGEYGLHETDTGSPEAQVALLTKRIVDLTEHLKQHKHDHHSRRGLLLLVGRRRRLLKYVEKVDVERYRSLIQRLGLRR
- a CDS encoding metal ABC transporter substrate-binding protein, with amino-acid sequence MRAIKMRVARTTGVLVAAACAAGLTACSSTGSADDRPFVLTTFTVLADMTRTVGGEHVRVESITKPGAEVHGYEPTPGDLRFASDADLILDNGLGLERWFEQFVADLDAEHVVLSEGIDPLPIGEGAATGPYNPHAWMSPVAARVYVDNITAALTGLAPEHADEFTANAEAYKAELDRLHTELVTALDGLPENRRALVTCEGAFSYLTRDAGLREAYLWPVNADQQGTPQQIARTVDFVRDNDVPAVFCESTVSDKAQQQVAVDTGARFGGILYVDSLSESDGPVPTYLDLLRHDIDTITAGLNP
- a CDS encoding metal-dependent transcriptional regulator, encoding MPDRNESLSAVAQDYLKIMWTVQEWSGEKISTKLLSEKLGVSASTVSEAVRRLADQGLVDHARYGSISLTEEGRQAAVAMVRRHRLIEAFLVQELGYGWDEVHDEAEVLEHAVSERMVAAIDAKLGYPERDPHGDPIPTPDGSIPAPPARPLSTFADGEHGRVARISDADPAMLRYFDEVGIALDTDIVVAERRDFAGTVSIRVGDDGTTVDLGTPAADAIWMV
- a CDS encoding bifunctional riboflavin kinase/FAD synthetase, coding for MQRWRGLDEIPADWGRCVLTIGVFDGVHRGHQQLIARAVDAARERGVAAVLMTFDPHPMEVVRPGSHPAQLTTLARRAELAEELGMDVFCVMPFTPEFMKLSPERYAHEILVERLHVAEVVVGENFTFGKKAAGNVDMLRSIGERFGFAVQGLTLVAEHAVTFSSTYIRSCVDAGDVEAAADALGRPHRVEGVVVHGDGRGRGLGFPTANVAPPMYAAIPADGVYAAWFTVLDSGSPMEGMTVGQRYRAAVSVGTNPTFDGRKRTVEAFVLDEKADLYGQHVAVDFVARLRGMEKFDSVEALVSAMHRDADRARDVLVGAEEREAE